One part of the Oenanthe melanoleuca isolate GR-GAL-2019-014 chromosome 26, OMel1.0, whole genome shotgun sequence genome encodes these proteins:
- the G0S2 gene encoding G0/G1 switch protein 2, translating into METMHELIPFAKEMLSQKPNRKMVKLYMLGSVLAFFGVVIGLVETVCSPFSSQGRLEEEEEEKTKPAAAREQRVPQKQEGLVLDKGKAPPALHRALVTRHHAS; encoded by the coding sequence atggaaaccATGCACGAGCTGATCCCCTTCGCCAAAGAAATGCTCAGCCAGAAGCCCAACAGGAAGATGGTCAAGCTGTACATGCTGGGCAGCGTGCTGGCGTTCTTTGGGGTGGTCATCGGGCTGGTGGAGACCGTGTGCAGCCCCttcagctcccagggcaggctggaggaggaggaggaggagaagacCAAGCCCGCGGCAGCCCGGGAGCAGCGGGTGCCGCAGAAACAGGAGGGTTTGGTGCTGGACAAGGGCAAAGCTCCGCCGGCGCTGCACAGGGCGCTGGTGACCCGGCACCACGCGTCCTGA